Within Deinococcus actinosclerus, the genomic segment GCAGATGGCGGATGGCACTCAGCTCAGGCCGCCTCATGCGTGTTCCTCGGTGCGGGCGAGTTCGTCGGCTTCCTGGAAGGCGGCGCGCAGGTCGTCGGGGAGGTCGCCGCGTTTCTCGCGGTGGTAGCGTTCGTAGAGTTCCATGAGGCTGAGGCCCTCCCGTTTCAGTTCGGGCAGGGCGAGGTCCTCCTGCACGGCGTCGAGGTCCACCGCGAGGGTGTTCGGCGCGAGGTTCAGCACGCGGTCTTTCAGGCCCGGCAGGGCGGTCCCGGCGGGGGCGCGCACGACGACCTTCAGCAGCCCGTCGAAGCCCTGGAGCTGCGTGAGGCGGTTCTCGACGTGGTCCAGATCCACGCGCAGGGTGCGGAGTTCGCGGCCACTGGCGAGCGGCAGGGCGTGGACGCGGGCGGGGCGTCCGGCCTCCACCTCGATCAGGTTCACCTGTTTCTTCTCGCCGGCCTCGCCGAAGTCGAGCTGGATGACGCTGCCCGGGTAGTACGCGGGGGGCGCGTCGGAGACCTGCTGCGGCTTGTGCACGTGCCCGAGCGCCACGTACTGCGCGCCGGGCGGCAGTTGCAGGCCGGAGAGGGTGTAGCTGTTCGTCAGGTCGAACTGCATGGTGCGCTCGGACCCGCTGGGGACCGCGCCGTCCATGGTCGCGTGGGCCATGAGCATGTTCACGCTGCTGCCCGTGAAGCCCTCGCCGAGGCGGCGCAGGAAGAACCCCATGCCCTCGCGGTACTTCTGCCGCCACGCGCCGGTGTCCCCGCCAAGCAGGTCGGCGGCCTTCACGAGTCGGCGTTCGGACAGGTACGGCAGCGCGCCCACGACCAGCCGCTCGCCGCCGCGCGTCTCGACGGTGCGGATCATGTCGGCCGGGTTCGCGCTGGGCTGCGCGACGACCTGCACGCCCACCCAGCCCAGCAGCCC encodes:
- a CDS encoding metallophosphoesterase family protein, with amino-acid sequence MRVLHTADFHAGRSLRGFDRTPEVHDALTEIAALARTERADAVLVSGDLFDTANPSAEAEHAVFDFFLRLRDQGIPSVVIAGNHDSAARLASVTGLLGWVGVQVVAQPSANPADMIRTVETRGGERLVVGALPYLSERRLVKAADLLGGDTGAWRQKYREGMGFFLRRLGEGFTGSSVNMLMAHATMDGAVPSGSERTMQFDLTNSYTLSGLQLPPGAQYVALGHVHKPQQVSDAPPAYYPGSVIQLDFGEAGEKKQVNLIEVEAGRPARVHALPLASGRELRTLRVDLDHVENRLTQLQGFDGLLKVVVRAPAGTALPGLKDRVLNLAPNTLAVDLDAVQEDLALPELKREGLSLMELYERYHREKRGDLPDDLRAAFQEADELARTEEHA